The Microbacterium horticulturae region GCAAGGAGGGGCTCGAGAAGGTCTTCGAGGTCCTGCGCGCGCCGTTCACGGAAGAGCCCACGAACTGGTCGCGCCGGTACAAGGCGAACCTCGAGAAGCTCGCCTCCGGTGACGTCATCAAGGTGAGCGAGGTCGTGCGCGACCTGTGGCGCCGTGATCAGGACCGCGGCTTGTCCGCGGGCGAGAAGCGGATGCTCGCCAAGGCGCGTCAGATCCTCGTCTCCGAGCTCGCGCTTGCTGAGAAGACCGATGAAGAGAAGGCCAGCGGCCTGCTCGACGAGGTGCTCGCCTCCTGAGCGCGATTCCCCGGGTCGGCATCGGCACAGACGTGCACCGCTTCGGCGGTGCGGGAGTGCTGTGGTTGGCCGGGCTGGAATGGCCGGGCGAACCGGCTCTTGAGGGGCATTCCGACGGGGATGCCGTGGCCCACGCCATCGTGGACGCTCTGCTGTCCGCAGCGGGCCTCGGCGATATCGGCACGCACTTCGGTGTCGACCAGCCGGAAGCGTCGGGCGCCCATGCTGCGGCGTTTCTCGCGCGCAGCCTTGAGCTCGTGGCCAAGGCAGGCTTCGCCGTCGGCAACGTCGCCGTGCAGGTGCAGGCGAACAGGCCGCGGCTGACGCCGCGCCGGGCCGAGGCTGAGGCTGTGCTGTCGGCGGCGCTCGGCGGTGCACCCGTGTCGGTGTCGGCGACGACCACCGACGGCCTGGGCTTCACCGGCCGCGGCGAGGGCGTCGCGGCCCACGCCGTGGCGCTGCTCCTGCCGCTGCCGCTCACGCGCTGACCCCGGCCGGCCTTTCGCGAGGTCGTACGTGTTTTCGCGAGGT contains the following coding sequences:
- a CDS encoding CarD family transcriptional regulator produces the protein MLFEVGETVVYPHHGAATIAEVKTRVIKGEEKVYLKLRVTQGDLTIEVPAENVDLVGVRDVIGKEGLEKVFEVLRAPFTEEPTNWSRRYKANLEKLASGDVIKVSEVVRDLWRRDQDRGLSAGEKRMLAKARQILVSELALAEKTDEEKASGLLDEVLAS